Proteins encoded within one genomic window of Eurosta solidaginis isolate ZX-2024a chromosome 1, ASM4086904v1, whole genome shotgun sequence:
- the Tnks gene encoding LOW QUALITY PROTEIN: poly [ADP-ribose] polymerase tankyrase (The sequence of the model RefSeq protein was modified relative to this genomic sequence to represent the inferred CDS: substituted 1 base at 1 genomic stop codon), which yields MSSRSRAILNVNLDVAMANDPLRELFEACKTGDIAKVKKLITTQTVNARDTAGRKSTPLHFAAGYGRREVVEFLLNSGASIQACDEGGLHPLHNACSFGHAEVVRLLLKAGASPNTTDNWNYTPLHEAASKGKVDVCIALLQHGANPNIRNSEQKTPLELADDNTRPVLTGEYRKDELLEAARSGAEDRLLALLTPLNVNCHASDGRRSTPLHLAAGYNRIGIVEILLANGADVHAKDKGGLVPLHNACSYGHFEVTKLLIKAGANVNANDLWAFTPLHEAASKSRIEVCSLLLSKGADPTLLNCHNKSAIDSAPTRELRERITYEFKGHCVLDACKKSDTARLKKFLSSETVNFVHPYTGDTPLHAVAISIDPKRKQIAEILIRKGALLNEKNKAFLTPLHLTAEHLHYDVMDTLLKNGVKVNALDGLGQTALHKCARDEQAVRLLLSYSIDTTIISLEGYTAAQLASDAVLKILKDPPDTETHLLEAAKAGDLDTVRRIVLANPHTVNCRDLDGRHSTPLHFAAGFNRVPVVEFLLEHGAEVHAADKGGLVPLHNACSYGHYEVTELLVKHGANVNVSDLWKFTPLHEAAAKGKYDIVKLLLKHGADPSKKNRDGATPADLVKESDHDVAELLRGNSALLDAAKKGNLARVQRLVTPETINCRDAQGRNSTPLHLAAGYNNYEVAEYLLENGADVNAQDKGGLIPLHNASSYGHLDIAALLIKHKTVVNATDKWGFTPLHEAAQKGRTQLCALLLAHGADPYMKNQEGQTPIELATADDVKCLLQDAMTTSLADSALSSSQQSLLSNSPSPAPTAVGAAAAASTSSANASNSLTAAAAACNALSPTTETVTLPSGASMTLSVPVPLPLSTRISPAQGAEANSGDMTSCEEVPDPESITNVASFLCSQQLDHLIDLFEREQITLEILAEMSHEDLKQVGVSAYGFRHKILKGIAQLRATTGIGNNVNPGTLLVDLLPDDKEFLAVEEEMQATIREHRDNGQAGGYFTRYNIIRVQKVQNRKLWERYAHRRHEVAEENSVQANERMLFHGSPFINAIVQKGFDERHAYIGGMFGAGIYFAEHSSKSNQYVYGIGGGIGCPSHKDKSCYVCPRQLLLCRVALGKSFLQYSAMKMAHAPPGHHSVIGRPSAGGLHFAEYVVYRGEQAYPEYLITYQIVKPDDSSSGNEETRXWPSVGSTPTTTSPAQQQHQQPQLQQHQLQQQQLQHQQQMQQITHQPPHQQQKQKHHSTTTPSTHQPHPHPKLQQQHSLPLQLQYHTHVFHQQQQQQQVTTTQPSPAGMFISQTAGLITTIANGDLLSRNGGGGDMSPLSSSNSFSSVDTNQTLLNSIAHQQTQHMQLQNHHSSTHMLPPQIPPPHTSNSNSTNRHTASNRSYRTKYGQFMIITPAVSIDRDYEHDEAFGSGGSAAAALTNNFDFDEDVAYCNDNTNNGNGNKSNTNSNIFRMSLLQHSSSIDSGNSSESSFRSNYNPYLHHSRQHLLPKSAPHFYTFSSWRWCTLICAAMRCFGGSHNSHAPYSTSFARPPYQRSRSSGAQTSRSSQPHRRLRSSSFTAETAFEHFSQPFKARKTRDHLNNITYEL from the exons GTTATGGCCGACGTGAGGTGGTTGAATTTCTACTAAATAGTGGCGCTTCCATACAGGCATGTGACGAAGGTGGCTTACATCCATTACATAATGCTTGTTCTTTTGGACATGCTGAAGTTGTACGATTATTGCTAAAAGCTGGAGCAAGTCCGAACACAACAGACAATTGGAATTATACACCACTGCATGAGGCGGCGAGTAAAGGTAAAGTCGATGTTTGCATAGCATTGCTACAACATGGCGCCAATCCGAATATACGTAATTCGGAACAGAAAACGCCATTAGAATTGGCTGATGATAATACACGCCCCGTACTAACTGGAGAGTATCGTAAAGATGAGCTCTTGGAAGCGGCAAGGTCTGGCGCTGAAGATCGTTTATTGGCGCTGCTAACACCACTCAATGTAAATTGCCATGCTAGTGATGGCCGGCGATCGACACCGCTTCATCTTGCGGCCGGTTACAATCGTATCGGTATTGTGGAAATTCTCTTGGCGAATGGCGCTGATGTGCATGCAAAGGATAAAGGAGGTTTGGTACCATTACACAACGCTTGCTCCTATGGACATTTTGAAGTGACTAAATTGTTGATTAAAGCTGGGGCTAATGTGAATGCAAATGATTTGTGGGCTTTTACGCCATTACATGAAGCTGCGTCAAAGAGTCGAATCGAGGTTTGTAGCCTGCTGTTGAGCAAAGGTGCAGATCCGACGTTACTTAACTGTCATAATAAATCGGCTATCGATTCAGCGCCTACACGCGAACTACGTGAACGGATTACAt atgaatTCAAAGGACATTGTGTGCTTGACGCCTGCAAAAAAAGCGATACAGCGCGTCTAAAAAAATTCCTTTCATCCGAAACTGTTAATTTTGTGCACCCATATACAGGCGATACACCGCTACATGCTGTCGCCATATCTATTGATCCTAAACGCAAACAAATTGCTGAAATTCTCATACGTAAAGGTGCTCTGCTGAATGAGAAGAACAAAGCGTTCCTCACACCACTACATCTAACAGCCGAACATCTACATTACGATGTCATGGATACATTGTTGAAGAACGGCGTTAAAGTGAATGCGTTGGATGGTCTTGGGCAAACTGCATTACACAAATGCGCCAGAGATGAACAGGCGGTACGCTTACTTCTATCGTATTCCATTGATACAACTATCATATCATTAGAAGGATATACAGCGGCGCAACTTGCTTCTGATGCGGTGCTGAAAATACTCAAAGATCCGCCAGATACTGAAACACATTTATTAGAAGCCGCCAAAGCCGGTGATTTAGATACGGTGCGTCGTATTGTGCTTGCTAATCCGCACACAGTTAACTGCCGAGATTTGGATGGACGTCATTCAACACCATTGCATTTTGCAGCTGGTTTCAATCGTGTACCAGTTGTTGAGTTTTTATTGGAACATGGCGCTGAAGTGCATGCTGCTGATAAGGGTGGTTTGGTGCCACTACATAACGCTTGTTCGTATGGGCACTACGAAGTCACCGAGTTACTGGTGAAACATGGCGCTAATGTTAATGTGTCTGATTTATGGAAGTTTACACCGCTACATGAAGCAGCAGCTAAAGGCAAATATGATATTGTTAAATTGTTGTTGAAACATGGCGCTGATCCTTCAAAGAAAAATCGTGATGGCGCCACACCAGCCGATTTGGTTAAAGAGTCTGATCATGATGTGGCAGAATTGTTGCGCGGCAATTCTGCGCTCTTAGATGCCGCAAAGAAAGGAAATTTGGCGCGCGTTCAACGTTTAGTCACGCCCGAGACGATCAATTGTCGTGACGCACAAGGACGCAATTCCACACCATTACATCTGGCAGCTGGTTATAATAATTATGAAGTGGCTGAGTATCTGCTTGAGAATGGTGCCGATGTAAATGCACAAGACAAAGGTGGTTTAATACCTTTGCACAATGCTTCCTCCTATGGGCACTTGGATATAGCAGCATTATTAATCAAACATAAGACTGTGGTGAATGCCACCGATAAGTGGGGTTTTACGCCACTTCATGAAGCTGCGCAAAAAGGACGCACACAGCTTTGCGCGCTACTCCTCGCGCATGGCGCAGATCCGTATATGAAAAACCAAGAAGGCCAAACACCAATCGAATTAGCGACAGCGGATGATGTGAAATGTTTGCTGCAGGATGCGATGACCACATCATTAGCCGATTCGGCGCTTAGCTCGTCACAGCAGTCACTACTTAGCAATTCACCATCACCAGCGCCAACGGCTGTTGGAGCAGCAGCTGCAGCAAGCACATCGTCTGCAAATGCTAGTAACAGTCTAACTGCCGCTGCTGCCGCCTGCAATGCACTTTCACCTACAACTGAGACCgtaacactgccttctggtgccTCAATGACGCTTAGTGTGCCTGTGCCGTTACCACTATCAACGCGCATTAGTCCCGCACAGGGCGCCGAGGCGAATTCCGGTGACATGACTAGCTGTGAGGAAGTACCCGATCCCGAATCGATTACGAATGTTGCAAGTTTCTTGTGCAGCCAACAGCTGGATCATCTTATTGATCTCTTTGAACGTGAACAAATCACATTGGAAATACTAGCGGAAATGAGTCATGAAGATTTGAAACAGGTGGGAGTATCTGCATATGGATTTAGACATAAAATATTGAAAGGTATTGCGCAGCTGCGCGCCACTACAG GCATTGGTAACAATGTCAATCCAGGCACTCTACTAGTAGATCTCTTACCAGACGATAAAGAATTTCTCGCGGTTGAAGAGGAAATGCAAGCTACCATACGTGAACATAGAGACAATGGTCAAGCTGGTGGCTATTTTACGCGTTACAATATAATACGC GTTCAAAAGGTACAAAACCGCAAACTTTGGGAACGTTACGCACATCGTCGTCATGAGGTAGCGGAGGAAAATTCCGTACAGGCAAATGAGCGCATGCTTTTTCATGGTAGTCCCTTTATTAATGCTATTGTACAAAAGGGTTTCGATGAACGACATGCTTACATTGGCGGCATGTTTGGTGCGGGTATTTATTTTGCCGAACACAGTTCGAAAAGTAATCAGTATGTGTATGGAATTGGTGGAGGCATTGGTTGTCCATCACACAAAGATAAATCTTGTTATGTTTGTCCAAG GCAACTACTACTATGTCGTGTTGCTTTAGGCAAATCATTCTTACAATATAGCGCAATGAAAATGGCTCATGCACCACCAGGACATCACTCGGTTATTGGACGTCCGTCAGCTGGTGGCTTGCATTTTGCTGAATACGTCGTCTACAGGGGAGAACAG GCTTATCCCGAATACTTGATTACGTATCAGATCGTTAAACCAGATGACAGTAGTAGTGGCAATGAAGAAACAAGATGATGGCCATCAGTTGGATCTACACCTACAACTACATCCCCTGCACAACAGCAACACCAACAACCACAGTTGCAACAAcatcaactacaacaacaacaattgcaacaCCAGCAACAAATGCAACAAATAACTCATCAACCGCCACAtcagcaacaaaagcaaaaacaccACAGCACTACAACACCATCAACACATCAACCGCATCCACACCCAAAATTGCAACAGCAGCACTCACTGCCACTGCAACTGCAGTATCATACACATGTATtccatcagcaacaacaacagcaacaagtaACTACGACACAACCATCGCCAGCAGGTATGTTTATTAGTCAAACTGCTGGACTTATTACGACTATTGCTAATGGTGACTTGTTGAGTCGTAACGGTGGCGGTGGTGATATGTCTCCACTCTCTTCGAGCAACTCATTTTCATCGGTGGATACCAATCAAACGTTGCTCAACTCGATTGCCCATCAACAAACACAACATATGCAATTGCAAAATCATCACTCGTCAACGCATATGCTGCCGCCACAAATACCACCACCACACACAAGCAATAGTAATAGTACAAATCGTCATACTGCAAGTAATCGTTCTTACCGCACTAAATATGGTCAATTTATGATAATCACACCAGCAGTTAGCATTGATCGCGATTATGAGCATGATGAAGCTTTTGGTAGTGGTGGTTCAGCTGCCGCAGCTTTGAccaataattttgattttgatgaaGATGTTGCCTATTGCAATGACAACACTAACAATGGTAATGGTAATAAGAGCAATACTAATAGCAATATATTTCGTATGTCACTATTGCAGCATAGCAGCAGTATTGATAGTGGCAATAGTAGTGAAAGCTCATTCCGTTCCAATTATAATCCATATTTGCATCATAGTCGCCAGCACTTATTACCCAAATCAGCACCACATTTCTATACATTTTCTTCGTGGCGTTGGTGTACATTAATTTGTGCTGCAATGCGTTGCTTTGGTGGAAGTCATAATTCGCATGCACCGTATAGCACTAGTTTTGCAAGACCGCCATACCAACGTTCACGTAGCTCTGGTGCACAAACATCACGTTCCTCGCAGCCACATCGACGTTTGCGCTCTTCCTCATTTACAGCCGAAACGGCATTCGAACATTTCTCACAACCGTTTAAAGCGCGTAAAACGCGTGATCATCTCAATAATATCACATACGAATTGTGA